The following are encoded in a window of Paenibacillaceae bacterium GAS479 genomic DNA:
- a CDS encoding Acetyltransferase (GNAT) family protein, with translation MEICTWEDSYTDSVISLWNEEAVHDGYKPLSRDSFASLICGSPYFDANTTFVARCNGEAVGFACGCTGDDLPLGAGSGYITCIIVKSRLGAEGEELALRLLERLEDRFRELGKKQADLLFFNPMRLPWLVPNTSGHEHNNAPGAPESGALHRLLLAAGYAERSLQCGMYLPLAKFVIPDEIRDKECRAGDQGYAVELLDAARHEGLSELLTALGNPVWQREIAACVERGLPVVAAVLVGAQQVEGVAPRLRGNSTASVKLAELPPPEGISGVKHSALPLGGGESVDARSGSPRELRSGSKLRNSAEFQLSGQPEHPGMFLSGRHATAGRVVGFAGPVIREESGRGYFAGIGVHPEHEGHGLGSLLFYGLCEAFKEIGTDYMTLFTGSENPALRIYDKAGFRTVKRFAVMRKEFTS, from the coding sequence GTGGAGATTTGCACTTGGGAAGATTCCTACACGGACAGTGTCATTTCACTGTGGAACGAGGAGGCAGTCCACGACGGATACAAGCCGCTCAGCCGGGATAGTTTCGCCTCGTTGATTTGCGGTAGCCCATATTTTGATGCCAACACGACCTTTGTCGCGCGGTGTAACGGTGAAGCTGTCGGCTTCGCTTGCGGTTGCACCGGCGACGATCTGCCGCTAGGCGCTGGATCGGGCTACATCACCTGCATCATCGTGAAAAGCCGCCTCGGCGCGGAGGGCGAGGAGCTTGCACTTAGGCTGCTTGAGAGACTGGAGGACAGGTTTAGAGAGCTTGGGAAAAAGCAGGCCGACCTGCTTTTTTTCAATCCGATGCGTCTGCCGTGGCTCGTGCCGAATACGTCCGGCCATGAGCATAACAACGCGCCCGGCGCTCCAGAGAGCGGTGCGCTGCATCGGCTGCTGCTCGCCGCAGGCTACGCCGAGCGGTCGCTGCAATGCGGCATGTATTTGCCGCTTGCTAAGTTTGTTATCCCGGATGAAATCCGGGATAAGGAGTGCCGCGCAGGGGATCAGGGCTACGCGGTAGAACTGCTGGACGCTGCGCGGCATGAAGGGCTGAGCGAGCTGCTGACAGCGCTCGGCAACCCGGTCTGGCAGCGCGAAATCGCCGCTTGCGTGGAGCGTGGCCTGCCGGTCGTTGCAGCCGTGCTCGTGGGCGCGCAGCAAGTGGAAGGAGTTGCGCCTCGGCTGAGAGGGAACAGTACGGCGAGTGTGAAGCTTGCGGAACTCCCGCCGCCAGAAGGGATAAGTGGCGTAAAGCATAGCGCGCTCCCTTTAGGGGGAGGGGAGAGTGTAGACGCTCGGTCGGGGAGTCCTCGGGAGCTTCGGTCAGGGTCCAAGCTGAGGAATTCTGCTGAGTTCCAGTTAAGCGGTCAGCCGGAACATCCCGGCATGTTTTTATCAGGACGGCATGCAACAGCTGGCCGGGTAGTCGGCTTCGCCGGCCCGGTCATCCGTGAGGAGAGCGGACGGGGTTATTTTGCCGGAATCGGCGTACACCCTGAGCATGAAGGACATGGGCTGGGCAGCCTGTTATTCTATGGGTTATGCGAGGCTTTTAAAGAGATTGGCACGGATTATATGACTCTATTCACAGGGAGCGAGAACCCTGCGCTGCGCATCTATGACAAAGCCGGATTCCGGACGGTAAAGCGATTCGCAGTCATGAGAAAGGAGTTCACCTCATGA
- a CDS encoding carbohydrate ABC transporter membrane protein 2, CUT1 family encodes MSLYNNHLGNPLFKFLRNMILILLLLLFALATLFPIYFMIISSFGDPVEAGAVSYSIWPGKFTLDSYRFFFDFSEHSYRWLWNSLIVATVIMVSNVIFATAAGYSFAKVRFRGSKFLFGMLLVAMMIPYQVTQVPLYILVVNIFDIPNTYSALILPSLVTVYNIFLAKQFMSSIPNEIIESAKVEGCSQLQILTRIIMPLSKTVMAVMAILTFMDAWNTFFWPFLVTNTMDMQTIQVGLKNFRFANTTYFSPMMAGATISAVPMFILFFSLQKYFLEGVTVGAVKG; translated from the coding sequence TTGAGCCTCTATAATAATCATCTAGGCAACCCACTGTTCAAGTTCTTACGCAACATGATTCTGATTCTCCTCCTTCTGCTATTCGCCCTCGCAACGCTGTTTCCGATTTACTTCATGATTATTTCTTCCTTTGGCGATCCGGTGGAAGCCGGGGCGGTCAGTTATTCCATCTGGCCCGGCAAGTTCACACTGGATTCGTATAGATTCTTCTTCGACTTCAGCGAGCATTCTTACCGCTGGTTGTGGAACTCGCTTATCGTGGCGACCGTCATTATGGTGTCCAATGTTATTTTTGCTACGGCTGCGGGCTATTCGTTCGCCAAGGTGCGGTTCCGCGGCAGCAAGTTCCTGTTCGGCATGCTGCTCGTCGCCATGATGATTCCTTACCAGGTGACGCAGGTGCCGCTGTATATTCTAGTCGTTAATATTTTCGATATTCCGAATACGTACAGCGCGCTCATCCTGCCAAGCCTAGTCACCGTCTACAATATTTTTCTGGCCAAACAGTTCATGAGCTCCATTCCAAATGAGATTATCGAGAGCGCCAAGGTGGAAGGCTGCAGCCAGCTCCAGATTCTCACCCGTATCATCATGCCTCTCTCAAAAACCGTCATGGCCGTCATGGCGATCCTGACGTTCATGGATGCGTGGAACACCTTCTTCTGGCCGTTCCTCGTCACGAACACGATGGATATGCAGACGATCCAGGTCGGCCTCAAAAACTTCCGCTTCGCCAACACGACCTATTTCTCGCCGATGATGGCGGGAGCTACGATCTCGGCTGTACCGATGTTTATTCTGTTTTTCAGCCTGCAGAAATACTTCCTGGAAGGGGTCACGGTTGGGGCGGTAAAAGGGTGA
- a CDS encoding carbohydrate ABC transporter membrane protein 1, CUT1 family, protein MARTASSNRNRLNQGDGAWGYAFIAVALVVYALFTAYPVVSAFLISFQEYKPLGSTYIGLDNYSEIFKSSLFWKAIGNTVVYTILTVPVALILSFAVAVMIMPLRKWMQTTFKAVYYLPAVASGVALSVVWLWIFDPMQGGILNQLIGAFGIDSQNWLGASSTSMFSLVLMSWLSSHGTSIIIYVAALLGIDDSYYEAADIDGASFLQKMWHIVVPCLKPTTLFLLVTGVIGSFQVFQNAYLMTGGGPDHSTTMVGLLIFDTAFKYFEFGEAAAQSLVLALMIAFMAFLQFKFLGKDVEY, encoded by the coding sequence ATGGCCCGAACCGCATCATCCAACCGAAACCGGCTTAACCAAGGAGACGGAGCATGGGGCTACGCCTTCATTGCTGTTGCGCTCGTCGTTTATGCGCTGTTCACGGCCTATCCGGTCGTCAGCGCATTCCTCATCAGCTTTCAGGAGTACAAACCACTGGGCTCTACCTATATCGGCTTGGACAACTACAGCGAGATTTTCAAGAGCTCTCTGTTCTGGAAAGCGATCGGCAACACGGTTGTGTACACGATTCTGACCGTTCCAGTCGCTCTGATTCTCAGCTTCGCCGTAGCGGTTATGATCATGCCGCTTCGCAAATGGATGCAAACAACGTTCAAAGCCGTCTACTACTTGCCGGCTGTCGCCTCCGGCGTTGCGCTGTCCGTCGTTTGGCTTTGGATTTTTGATCCGATGCAGGGCGGTATTTTGAACCAATTGATCGGCGCATTTGGCATCGACAGTCAGAATTGGCTCGGCGCCAGCTCGACCTCGATGTTCTCTCTCGTGCTCATGTCCTGGCTGTCCAGCCACGGCACGAGCATCATCATTTATGTGGCGGCTTTGCTCGGCATCGATGACAGCTATTATGAGGCTGCGGATATTGATGGAGCCAGCTTTTTGCAAAAGATGTGGCATATCGTCGTTCCCTGCCTGAAGCCAACTACATTGTTCCTGCTCGTGACCGGCGTCATCGGCTCGTTCCAGGTGTTCCAGAACGCCTATCTGATGACCGGCGGCGGACCCGATCATTCCACAACGATGGTCGGATTGCTTATCTTTGATACAGCATTCAAATACTTCGAGTTTGGCGAGGCCGCTGCTCAGTCGCTTGTGCTGGCGCTCATGATCGCCTTCATGGCTTTTCTCCAGTTCAAATTCCTGGGCAAAGACGTGGAATATTAA
- a CDS encoding carbohydrate ABC transporter substrate-binding protein, CUT1 family: protein MKKGSRFSASVLALMVTAGVLGACGSNNGNDSAVNNAAGNAGGEGAVAAKDTITALLPPVSPTYQENFKQMEADFNKLYPNLTLKIEPASWEDMTQKLDTQVNAGSPPDIAFIGSEGISKYKQLDMVLDITDTVTPEMVADIDEAPLEYMKNGDGLYGLPAYMEVHAIGGNKPFLEEAGIDWKKVQQSGWTYEEFREAIKKGVVKEGDTTKRYGFVFATAGVASKDYLAILVKNAGMPSPFTKDLKYAYTSPNYLEVLKAIRQMIDDGSMPKEISSVDAGKRWNMFLTGQTMITGKGLAVFENSSMKNNEKIDANDGSAVKDSVKTDYVVLPVPSFAGQPAASAAVVDGYVAFRGKKEPTAEHKANVVKAAYFLASGQVAAQTNGDLFAAQITDSGRKASESLPSKQSDYNKAAVQHLLSTAAPARPDIPAELGAKAIKLETEVIVPKFQALLAGETTPEKMFEDVKKAAIDTFGEDGVFK from the coding sequence CAGGCAACGCAGGCGGAGAAGGTGCTGTTGCTGCCAAAGATACGATTACCGCGCTGCTGCCTCCGGTATCTCCAACTTACCAGGAAAATTTTAAGCAAATGGAAGCTGATTTCAACAAGCTCTATCCGAACTTGACGCTCAAAATCGAACCAGCCAGCTGGGAGGATATGACCCAAAAGCTGGACACCCAAGTCAACGCGGGCAGTCCGCCTGACATCGCGTTCATTGGCTCTGAGGGCATTTCAAAGTATAAACAGCTGGACATGGTACTTGATATTACCGACACAGTGACCCCGGAAATGGTCGCGGATATCGATGAAGCGCCGCTGGAGTACATGAAAAATGGCGACGGACTGTACGGCTTACCGGCTTACATGGAAGTGCATGCAATCGGCGGCAACAAGCCGTTCCTGGAGGAAGCGGGCATCGACTGGAAGAAGGTGCAGCAAAGCGGCTGGACCTATGAGGAATTCCGTGAGGCGATTAAGAAGGGCGTCGTCAAAGAAGGCGACACAACAAAGCGGTACGGTTTCGTGTTCGCGACGGCAGGAGTTGCGTCTAAGGATTACCTGGCCATACTCGTCAAAAATGCCGGAATGCCTTCTCCATTTACCAAGGATCTGAAGTATGCTTATACGAGCCCGAACTATTTAGAGGTGCTCAAGGCGATTCGTCAGATGATCGACGACGGCTCGATGCCTAAAGAGATCAGCTCCGTTGACGCCGGCAAGCGCTGGAACATGTTCCTGACGGGACAGACGATGATTACCGGCAAGGGCCTGGCTGTATTTGAGAACTCATCGATGAAAAATAACGAAAAGATCGACGCCAATGATGGAAGCGCAGTCAAGGACAGCGTTAAGACGGATTACGTCGTGTTGCCGGTGCCTTCCTTCGCTGGTCAGCCAGCAGCATCGGCTGCTGTCGTCGACGGTTACGTTGCTTTCCGCGGCAAAAAAGAGCCAACAGCCGAGCACAAAGCCAATGTCGTAAAAGCGGCGTACTTCCTGGCGAGCGGCCAAGTAGCGGCGCAGACGAACGGCGACCTGTTCGCGGCTCAGATTACGGACAGCGGGCGCAAGGCGTCCGAAAGCCTTCCAAGCAAGCAAAGTGACTACAATAAAGCCGCCGTCCAGCATCTGCTGTCCACGGCAGCGCCGGCCCGCCCGGATATTCCAGCTGAGCTTGGTGCCAAAGCGATCAAGCTGGAGACCGAGGTCATCGTGCCGAAGTTCCAGGCTTTGCTCGCAGGCGAGACCACACCGGAGAAAATGTTTGAAGACGTGAAAAAAGCCGCCATTGATACATTCGGTGAAGATGGTGTCTTCAAGTAA